The Phaeobacter sp. A36a-5a genome contains a region encoding:
- a CDS encoding flagellar basal body-associated FliL family protein, with protein sequence MLSKLLPVILLLVGTAGGIGAGIMMAPAPAPEDHAEDSGEHAEEITPELPGDEEEQREYIKMANQFVVPVVEREQLSSLVVVSLSLETKAGMNEKIHAYEPKLRDIFLQVLFDHANMGGFRGAFTRSDMLTPLRTALREAAQKQLGKDIYDVLIVEMSRQDV encoded by the coding sequence ATGCTGTCAAAACTACTGCCTGTCATTCTACTGCTGGTCGGAACTGCCGGAGGTATCGGCGCCGGGATCATGATGGCTCCGGCACCGGCCCCAGAAGACCACGCTGAGGATAGCGGCGAACATGCCGAGGAGATCACTCCGGAGCTGCCGGGTGATGAGGAAGAGCAGCGCGAATACATCAAGATGGCGAACCAGTTCGTGGTTCCCGTTGTCGAGCGCGAACAGCTGTCCTCGCTGGTGGTGGTGTCGCTCAGCCTGGAAACCAAGGCTGGCATGAACGAGAAGATCCACGCTTATGAACCCAAGTTGCGGGATATCTTTCTGCAGGTTCTGTTCGATCATGCCAATATGGGTGGCTTTCGCGGGGCCTTCACCCGATCCGACATGTTGACACCGCTGCGGACCGCGCTGCGTGAGGCCGCGCAGAAACAACTGGGCAAAGATATCTATGACGTCCTGATTGTAGAGATGTCGCGACAAGACGTCTGA
- the flgH gene encoding flagellar basal body L-ring protein FlgH has product MKNRIYLAKSALAGVIMLSACGRLDHVGKPPTFSPANESPEHVAMLFQGLPVDTQTQRPVDQASLWSGSRQSLLGDRRATKRGDILTVVIEIDEEAEISNDTKRSRSGSESLALPQLLGLPQRIDRKLPDGATMADAVDIGSSSSSGGKGSVKRSEKLELRVAATVVDVLPNGVLSINGTQELRVNFEMRELLVTGYVRPDDISRQNEITYDKIASARVSYGGRGQITDVQQPRYGQQVLDVILPF; this is encoded by the coding sequence ATGAAAAATAGAATTTATTTGGCAAAATCCGCCCTTGCTGGTGTGATCATGCTCAGCGCCTGCGGACGGCTCGACCATGTTGGCAAGCCTCCCACGTTCAGCCCGGCAAATGAATCGCCCGAGCATGTCGCCATGCTGTTTCAGGGGCTGCCGGTCGATACCCAGACACAGCGTCCGGTCGACCAGGCCTCGCTCTGGAGCGGCTCGCGTCAGTCGCTGCTTGGGGATCGGCGGGCAACCAAACGGGGCGATATCCTGACGGTCGTCATCGAGATTGACGAAGAGGCCGAAATTTCAAACGACACCAAACGGTCCCGCTCCGGGTCCGAGAGCCTGGCGCTGCCGCAGCTGCTGGGCCTGCCGCAGCGGATTGACCGGAAATTGCCGGACGGTGCCACGATGGCTGATGCCGTCGATATCGGCAGCAGCAGCAGCTCGGGTGGCAAAGGCTCCGTGAAACGGAGCGAGAAACTGGAACTGCGGGTTGCCGCGACTGTGGTCGATGTCCTGCCGAACGGTGTTCTCTCCATCAACGGTACGCAGGAGCTGCGCGTCAACTTTGAGATGCGCGAATTGCTGGTGACCGGTTATGTCCGCCCCGACGATATCAGCCGTCAAAATGAGATCACCTACGACAAGATCGCGTCCGCGCGGGTCTCATATGGTGGCCGCGGCCAGATCACTGATGTCCAACAACCGCGTTACGGCCAGCAGGTGCTGGACGTGATCCTGCCATTCTGA
- the flgA gene encoding flagellar basal body P-ring formation chaperone FlgA, whose protein sequence is MKPILAIMMLLCAQPVWADILVPVRTIRAKEIVTAEDLVLKQAEVLGAISDPALVIGQEARVALYAGRPMRPGDVGPPAIVDRNDLVTIRFKRGGLTILAEGRSLGRGADGEAIRVMNLSSRTTISGRIAADGTVEVN, encoded by the coding sequence ATGAAACCGATCCTCGCCATTATGATGCTGCTCTGCGCCCAGCCTGTCTGGGCCGATATACTGGTCCCCGTGCGCACCATCCGCGCCAAGGAAATCGTGACGGCCGAGGATCTGGTTCTGAAACAGGCCGAGGTGCTGGGCGCGATCTCAGATCCTGCTCTCGTGATCGGGCAGGAGGCGCGCGTGGCACTCTATGCGGGGCGGCCGATGCGTCCCGGTGATGTCGGGCCTCCGGCCATCGTCGACCGCAATGATCTGGTCACCATTCGTTTCAAACGTGGTGGACTTACCATCCTCGCCGAGGGCCGCTCGCTTGGCCGTGGCGCAGATGGAGAGGCCATACGTGTCATGAATTTGTCGTCACGCACAACCATCAGCGGGCGGATCGCCGCAGATGGAACAGTTGAGGTAAACTGA
- the flgG gene encoding flagellar basal-body rod protein FlgG, with the protein MRALKIAATGMTAQQLRVETISNNLANMNTTGYNARRAEFADLHYQQVTRAGTVNASDGTVLPTGVQVGLGVRASAISIHLAQGALTQTGNDLDVAIDGKGYLEVTLPSGQSAYTRDGALKRSAEGLIVTSDGFTVSPDITIPTDARNVSINAEGEVYAYFDEAAEGQLMGQLTLAGFSNPKGLEALGSNLFVETEASGAASVATPGENGLGTLRQGYLEASSVDAVREVTELIEAQRGYEMNAKVISAVDQMMGATTQVR; encoded by the coding sequence ATGCGCGCCCTCAAGATCGCCGCAACCGGAATGACCGCGCAGCAACTGCGTGTAGAGACGATTTCGAACAACCTCGCCAATATGAATACCACTGGTTACAACGCACGGCGTGCGGAGTTTGCGGACCTGCACTATCAGCAGGTGACGCGGGCCGGCACGGTAAATGCCTCTGATGGAACCGTGCTGCCAACCGGTGTGCAGGTCGGTCTTGGTGTGCGTGCCTCGGCGATTTCCATTCACCTGGCCCAGGGTGCCCTGACCCAGACCGGCAACGATCTGGACGTCGCAATTGACGGGAAGGGCTATCTGGAGGTTACCCTGCCGTCCGGCCAATCCGCCTACACCCGTGATGGCGCGCTCAAACGGTCGGCCGAAGGGTTGATTGTCACCTCCGACGGGTTCACCGTGTCGCCGGATATCACCATCCCGACCGATGCACGCAATGTGTCGATCAATGCCGAGGGCGAGGTCTACGCCTATTTCGACGAGGCCGCCGAAGGCCAGTTGATGGGACAGCTGACACTTGCCGGCTTCTCCAATCCCAAGGGTCTCGAAGCGCTGGGCAGCAACCTCTTTGTCGAAACCGAAGCCTCCGGCGCAGCCAGCGTGGCGACGCCCGGCGAGAATGGTCTTGGTACTCTGCGCCAGGGCTACCTGGAGGCCAGTTCCGTCGATGCCGTGCGCGAGGTCACCGAGCTGATCGAAGCGCAGCGCGGCTATGAAATGAATGCCAAGGTCATCTCTGCCGTCGATCAGATGATGGGCGCAACCACACAGGTCCGCTGA
- a CDS encoding flagellar hook-basal body complex protein gives MGDTGYTTLSRQSGLMREMRVVANNIANSATTGYRAEGLIFSEFIQSAPGQESLSMGRANIRNTSMAQGALTQSGGDLDLAIEGDGYFMVETPMGERLTRSGAFSTNAEGDLVTMDGHRVLDAGRAPVFIPGDAKSIKFGADGTLSADGRALGQIGIFKPEENYQMVREDGVMFRVDGEIEVAGEARVLQGFLEGSNVNAISQLARMVEIQRAYEMGQSFLETEHERVRNAIKNLTKS, from the coding sequence ATGGGAGACACCGGTTACACCACCTTGTCCCGCCAATCCGGTCTGATGCGCGAAATGCGTGTTGTGGCAAACAATATCGCCAATTCCGCCACCACCGGCTACCGGGCTGAAGGCTTGATCTTCTCGGAGTTCATCCAGTCTGCCCCCGGCCAGGAATCCCTGTCGATGGGGCGGGCCAACATCCGTAACACCTCCATGGCACAGGGGGCGCTGACCCAATCCGGCGGCGACCTCGATCTCGCTATTGAAGGCGACGGTTACTTCATGGTCGAAACTCCGATGGGTGAGCGCCTGACCCGGTCGGGGGCGTTTTCTACCAACGCCGAAGGCGATCTCGTCACTATGGATGGCCATCGGGTTCTGGATGCGGGCCGGGCGCCGGTCTTCATTCCGGGGGATGCCAAGTCGATCAAATTCGGCGCCGATGGCACGCTGAGCGCGGACGGTCGCGCCCTTGGACAGATCGGCATTTTCAAGCCGGAAGAGAATTACCAGATGGTCCGTGAAGACGGGGTCATGTTCCGTGTTGATGGAGAAATCGAAGTGGCCGGAGAAGCGCGCGTGCTTCAGGGCTTTCTCGAAGGCTCCAACGTCAATGCCATCTCTCAGCTGGCCCGCATGGTCGAGATTCAGCGTGCCTATGAAATGGGCCAGAGCTTTCTTGAGACCGAACACGAACGTGTCCGCAACGCCATCAAAAACCTGACTAAGTCGTAG
- a CDS encoding flagellar biosynthetic protein FliQ — MMSEGLFYDTLRQALWAAVMMSTPVLLVALVVGLAIGLFQALTSVQEMTLTFVPKLTAILVVFWMTMGFMTQTLVAFFDGHVVPLISGGL; from the coding sequence ATGATGAGCGAAGGGCTTTTCTACGACACTCTGCGCCAGGCTCTATGGGCTGCGGTCATGATGTCGACGCCGGTTCTGCTGGTCGCGCTGGTTGTTGGCCTCGCGATCGGCCTGTTTCAGGCTCTGACATCGGTGCAGGAAATGACCCTGACCTTTGTCCCGAAGCTTACCGCCATTCTTGTCGTTTTCTGGATGACCATGGGGTTCATGACGCAGACCCTGGTCGCCTTTTTTGATGGGCACGTTGTGCCGCTGATTTCAGGAGGTCTGTAA
- the fliE gene encoding flagellar hook-basal body complex protein FliE codes for MDIRSLSATNGYAAARPATKVDPEHAPTSAEARIKASFEEFAGTLQQSEQVSVTAMTGNGDPHALVQALAQTELAVETAVTVRNKVVEAYQEILRMPV; via the coding sequence ATGGATATTCGCAGTCTTTCCGCCACAAACGGCTATGCCGCAGCGCGTCCCGCAACCAAAGTTGACCCCGAGCACGCGCCAACAAGCGCCGAAGCTCGGATCAAGGCCAGCTTTGAGGAATTTGCCGGCACGCTCCAACAAAGCGAGCAGGTCTCGGTCACCGCCATGACCGGCAACGGCGATCCGCATGCCCTGGTACAGGCACTGGCACAGACGGAGCTTGCCGTGGAAACCGCAGTGACCGTGCGCAACAAGGTCGTCGAAGCCTATCAGGAAATCCTGCGGATGCCGGTGTAA
- the flgC gene encoding flagellar basal body rod protein FlgC, whose translation MSEFSKSLSVSASALKAQASRLRHVSENISNADTPGYRRKTVPFEAVRDLRTDVEKVEVGPVRLDRSDLEQIFDPSHPLADDSGHYEGSNVDLMIEIADAREAQRSYEANLKMFEQGRQMSSSLMELLRR comes from the coding sequence ATGAGCGAATTTTCCAAGTCTCTTTCCGTTTCCGCAAGCGCACTGAAGGCACAGGCAAGCCGTCTGCGCCACGTGTCGGAGAATATTTCCAATGCGGACACGCCCGGTTATCGTCGGAAGACCGTGCCGTTCGAAGCGGTGCGAGATCTGCGCACGGATGTCGAGAAGGTCGAAGTTGGTCCGGTGCGTCTGGACCGGTCAGACCTGGAGCAGATCTTCGATCCCTCGCATCCGCTGGCTGACGACAGCGGTCATTACGAAGGGTCCAACGTCGATCTGATGATCGAGATTGCCGACGCCCGTGAAGCTCAGCGCAGCTACGAGGCCAACCTCAAGATGTTCGAACAGGGGCGGCAGATGTCGTCCTCGCTGATGGAACTGCTGCGCAGATAA
- a CDS encoding FlgB family protein: MFKELNVFKIAYSMATHAGKRQALVSQNIANADTPGYHAKDIKPFKEVYAQGSRPGDMIASRSNHLNGASGNGMDWAVTQTNNSTDPNDNSVSIETEILKGVEVKRQHDRALAIYKSSMNVLRSSLGRN; encoded by the coding sequence GTGTTTAAAGAACTGAACGTCTTTAAGATTGCCTACTCAATGGCGACCCATGCAGGGAAGCGCCAGGCATTGGTGTCACAGAACATCGCCAATGCCGACACGCCAGGCTACCATGCCAAGGATATCAAGCCTTTCAAAGAGGTATACGCTCAGGGTTCGCGCCCCGGCGACATGATCGCCAGCCGCTCCAACCATCTGAACGGTGCCTCAGGCAATGGGATGGACTGGGCTGTGACCCAGACCAACAACAGCACTGACCCCAACGATAATTCCGTCTCGATCGAAACCGAAATCCTGAAAGGGGTCGAGGTGAAGCGGCAGCATGATCGTGCTTTGGCGATATACAAATCGTCGATGAACGTTTTGCGCAGCAGCCTTGGCCGGAACTGA
- a CDS encoding FliI/YscN family ATPase, with the protein MISAINALTQDLANKRLSSAVGRVSEISGGAITVSGLNGQARIGDRLILRRAGSDPLQGEVMRISGSEVSMLPDTAPDRVAIGDAVLLHPTPDFAPSDSWIGRVIDPFGAALDGRPLMRGEATRDLMASPPKAASRRPMGERLATGLAVFNTILPIVKGQRVGLFAGSGVGKSTLLSTLAQNMEADVVVIALIGERGREVNHFVKDVLGAEGMKRAVVVAATSDQSALVRRRCAWSAMAVAEHFRDQGKNVLFLADSVTRFAEAHREIAVSSGEAPALRGYPPSVTPLITGLCERAGPGNENQGDITAIFSVLVAGSDMDEPIADILRGVLDGHIVLNREIAERGRFPAVDVSRSVSRSLPAAASPDENAAILDVRKYLGAYEQSEVMIRAGLYSEGNDVTLDQAVKLWPELDSFFGRADPEGIQSSFNRLMLMMRRAVAIR; encoded by the coding sequence ATGATCTCAGCCATCAACGCATTGACTCAGGATTTGGCGAACAAAAGACTGTCTTCGGCGGTGGGTCGGGTGTCGGAAATATCAGGTGGTGCAATCACCGTATCGGGGTTGAACGGCCAGGCACGTATCGGTGACCGCCTGATTCTGCGCAGAGCCGGAAGCGACCCGTTGCAAGGCGAGGTCATGAGAATTTCTGGCAGTGAAGTCAGCATGTTACCTGATACAGCGCCAGATCGCGTGGCGATTGGCGATGCTGTACTTCTGCATCCGACGCCGGATTTTGCGCCTTCTGACAGCTGGATCGGCCGGGTGATTGATCCCTTTGGTGCAGCATTGGACGGACGTCCTCTCATGCGCGGCGAAGCCACGCGGGACCTGATGGCTTCGCCGCCCAAAGCCGCCTCACGTCGCCCGATGGGAGAACGACTCGCCACTGGGCTGGCGGTGTTCAATACGATTCTGCCAATTGTAAAAGGTCAGCGTGTCGGACTTTTTGCCGGATCCGGCGTGGGGAAATCCACGCTGCTGTCAACATTGGCGCAGAATATGGAAGCTGATGTGGTTGTTATTGCGCTCATTGGCGAGCGCGGACGCGAGGTCAACCACTTCGTCAAGGACGTGCTGGGTGCCGAGGGGATGAAGCGTGCGGTGGTCGTCGCGGCCACATCGGATCAGTCGGCACTGGTTCGCCGTCGCTGCGCCTGGTCGGCTATGGCGGTTGCTGAACACTTTCGCGACCAGGGGAAAAATGTCTTGTTCCTGGCAGATTCGGTGACCCGGTTTGCCGAGGCACATAGAGAAATTGCCGTTTCATCCGGCGAGGCTCCGGCACTGCGTGGATACCCGCCTTCGGTCACTCCGCTGATCACCGGCCTCTGCGAACGAGCCGGTCCCGGGAACGAGAATCAGGGGGATATCACAGCTATTTTCAGTGTTCTGGTTGCAGGCTCCGATATGGATGAGCCGATTGCCGATATTCTGCGAGGCGTCCTTGATGGTCACATCGTGCTCAACCGCGAAATCGCGGAGCGGGGGCGGTTTCCGGCTGTCGACGTTTCGCGTTCCGTCTCCCGTAGCCTGCCCGCCGCTGCATCGCCTGACGAGAATGCAGCAATTCTGGATGTTCGCAAATACCTGGGCGCCTATGAGCAATCCGAAGTTATGATTCGCGCAGGCCTTTACTCCGAGGGCAACGATGTCACGCTTGATCAGGCCGTAAAGCTCTGGCCTGAGTTGGATTCCTTCTTCGGTAGAGCAGACCCGGAAGGGATACAGAGCAGTTTCAACCGCTTGATGCTGATGATGCGACGCGCCGTGGCGATCCGATAG
- a CDS encoding IS3 family transposase (programmed frameshift) — MSKTTNKYSPEVRERAVRLVLDNQGQHSSRWQAIMSISAKIGCSAHTLNEWVKKAEVDSGKRAGVPTDVADRMKALERENRELRQANEILRKASAYFCDGGARPPVEVMVSFIDMHRGEHGVEPICTVLPIAPSTYYEHLAKRANPARLSDRARRDAALRPEILRIFEENWRVYGVRKIWRQLQREGFTVARCTVARLMKSMGMQGIIRGKPHKTTVPDKRAPCPLDKVNRQFRVPAPNMLWVSDFTYVATWKGFTYVAFVIDAYARKIVGWRVSTSAHAGFVIDALEQAVHERRPTKAMGLVHHSDRGSQYLSIKYTERLGEAGIEPSVGSVGDSYDNALAETINGLFKAEVIHRRGPWRNCEAVEYATLEWVDWFNNRRLLEPIGNIPPAEAEANFYTALETEGIAA, encoded by the exons ATGAGCAAGACAACAAACAAGTATTCTCCTGAGGTCCGCGAGCGTGCGGTGCGTCTGGTGCTGGACAACCAGGGCCAGCACAGTTCCCGCTGGCAGGCAATCATGTCGATCTCTGCGAAGATCGGCTGTTCGGCGCACACGCTGAATGAGTGGGTGAAGAAGGCGGAAGTCGACAGCGGCAAGCGGGCGGGTGTTCCAACTGATGTCGCCGACAGGATGAAGGCGCTTGAGCGGGAGAACCGCGAACTGCGCCAGGCGAACGAGATCCTCCGCAAGGCATCGGCGTATT TTTGCGATGGCGGAGCTCGACCGCCGGTCGAAGTGATGGTGTCATTTATCGACATGCATCGCGGTGAGCATGGGGTCGAGCCGATCTGCACTGTCCTGCCGATTGCCCCTTCCACGTATTACGAGCATCTGGCGAAGCGGGCCAATCCGGCCCGGTTGTCGGACCGTGCCCGGCGTGACGCGGCATTGCGGCCCGAGATCCTGCGTATTTTCGAAGAGAACTGGCGGGTCTATGGCGTGCGGAAGATCTGGCGGCAATTGCAGCGGGAGGGTTTCACTGTTGCCCGCTGCACGGTCGCCCGGCTGATGAAGAGCATGGGTATGCAAGGCATCATCCGGGGCAAGCCGCACAAAACCACGGTGCCCGACAAAAGGGCCCCGTGCCCGCTGGACAAGGTGAACCGGCAGTTCCGTGTGCCCGCGCCCAACATGCTCTGGGTCAGCGATTTCACCTATGTTGCCACCTGGAAGGGGTTCACCTATGTCGCCTTCGTTATCGATGCCTATGCCCGCAAGATCGTTGGTTGGCGTGTCAGCACCTCGGCGCATGCCGGGTTCGTTATCGATGCTCTGGAGCAGGCTGTTCACGAGCGGCGGCCGACAAAGGCGATGGGGCTTGTTCACCACTCCGACCGCGGCAGCCAATACCTGTCGATCAAGTACACAGAGCGGTTGGGAGAAGCTGGTATCGAGCCCTCTGTCGGCAGCGTCGGAGACAGTTACGACAATGCCCTGGCCGAGACGATCAACGGCTTGTTCAAGGCTGAGGTCATTCACCGCCGCGGCCCTTGGCGCAACTGCGAGGCGGTGGAATACGCAACACTCGAATGGGTGGATTGGTTCAACAACCGCCGCCTGCTCGAACCCATTGGGAACATCCCGCCGGCAGAAGCAGAGGCCAATTTCTACACCGCTCTGGAAACTGAGGGCATTGCCGCGTAA
- the flbT gene encoding flagellar biosynthesis repressor FlbT, with protein MSGLVLKLAPKERVLVNGAVIENGDRRSRLSIVTPDANILRLRDAIHPEEANTPVRRVCYAAQLVLSGDVDGEEDRLQMLRRIEELSQVFTDPDSRASLAEATDAVLSDNHYRCLKALRTLLPREDRLMAVRPS; from the coding sequence ATGAGCGGATTGGTCCTGAAACTTGCCCCGAAAGAGCGGGTATTGGTGAATGGTGCAGTAATTGAAAACGGGGATCGGCGCAGCCGGTTGTCGATCGTAACTCCGGATGCAAACATCCTGCGCCTGCGCGATGCCATCCATCCCGAAGAAGCCAACACGCCGGTACGTCGCGTCTGCTACGCCGCGCAGCTGGTCCTGTCTGGCGATGTTGACGGCGAGGAAGATCGCTTGCAGATGTTGCGCCGGATTGAAGAGCTGAGCCAGGTCTTTACCGATCCGGACAGTCGCGCCTCGCTGGCAGAGGCCACTGATGCGGTTCTCTCCGACAACCATTACCGGTGCTTGAAAGCGTTGCGCACCCTCTTGCCACGCGAAGACCGGTTGATGGCAGTGCGCCCATCGTGA
- the flaF gene encoding flagellar biosynthesis regulator FlaF, translated as MNALLKAKSAYSAAKAPTRTAKNLEYEVIARVTRRMVAAAQKGKPGFTELAAALTDNRKLWSIFSIEVASPGNPLPDELKAQLLSLGEFTHQHTSKVLARKADVRLLVEINTAIMRGLRSGAS; from the coding sequence GTGAATGCCCTTCTAAAGGCGAAGAGCGCCTATTCGGCGGCGAAGGCCCCGACCCGAACTGCAAAGAACCTCGAATATGAAGTCATTGCCCGAGTAACACGTCGCATGGTTGCGGCCGCACAGAAAGGTAAGCCTGGGTTTACCGAACTTGCCGCAGCGCTCACCGACAACCGTAAACTCTGGTCGATCTTTTCAATCGAAGTTGCAAGTCCAGGGAACCCACTCCCGGATGAACTGAAAGCTCAGTTGCTCTCGCTTGGGGAATTTACCCATCAACACACCAGTAAAGTCTTGGCCCGCAAAGCGGACGTGCGGCTGCTGGTGGAAATCAACACGGCCATTATGCGTGGCCTTCGCAGCGGAGCGTCCTGA
- a CDS encoding flagellin N-terminal helical domain-containing protein gives MSSILTNNGAMVALQTLQSVNNSLDETQSQISTGKRIGSAKDNAAVWAISKTMDSDIAAYKSVQESLGVGEATVAVALSGAEQIVETLTEMRQLAVSANSENVDHAKIQDSIAKKAAQIESIIDSAEFNGANLLDDTVTTALTVLGGLDPAADTITVTSIDSATNISTAGITSITDVATASTALTEIETMLGNAIDAAAQLGADSNRLSDQGMFVSKLSDSLTMGVSTMTDTNMEESSARLKALQTQQQLAVQSLSIANQAPQTLMQLFR, from the coding sequence ATGTCCAGCATTCTGACTAACAACGGCGCAATGGTTGCACTGCAGACCCTGCAGTCCGTGAACAACAGCCTTGACGAAACGCAGAGCCAGATTTCGACCGGTAAACGTATCGGTTCGGCCAAAGACAACGCGGCCGTTTGGGCGATCTCCAAAACCATGGACTCCGACATCGCCGCCTATAAGTCGGTTCAGGAATCCCTGGGCGTTGGTGAGGCAACTGTTGCTGTTGCTCTGTCCGGCGCGGAGCAGATCGTTGAAACTCTGACCGAGATGCGGCAGCTGGCGGTTTCCGCGAACTCGGAAAACGTTGACCATGCTAAGATTCAGGACAGCATTGCCAAGAAGGCGGCGCAGATCGAGTCGATCATCGACTCTGCTGAATTCAACGGCGCGAACCTGCTCGATGATACGGTCACCACTGCACTGACTGTTCTGGGTGGACTGGATCCGGCCGCAGATACAATCACTGTGACCTCGATCGACTCGGCAACAAACATCAGCACAGCGGGTATCACCAGCATCACCGACGTTGCCACCGCGTCTACTGCTCTGACCGAGATCGAAACCATGCTGGGCAACGCAATTGATGCGGCAGCTCAGCTGGGTGCGGACTCCAACCGTCTGTCCGACCAGGGCATGTTTGTGTCGAAACTGTCCGACTCCCTGACAATGGGCGTCAGCACCATGACCGACACGAATATGGAGGAATCCTCTGCAAGGCTGAAGGCGCTGCAAACCCAGCAGCAGCTGGCGGTGCAATCATTGTCGATTGCAAACCAGGCGCCACAGACCCTGATGCAGCTGTTCCGTTAA
- the flgN gene encoding flagellar export chaperone FlgN: MTDQTPQQLIEELDSLLDAERAALVSGNLQALEPLLAKKEAIITTLNMTADLEREALEHVQGKVSRNQVLLDSAMEGIRAVAARMAELRRVRKGLDVYDQSGRKTRFATGGTPSLEKRA; this comes from the coding sequence ATGACTGATCAGACACCGCAACAACTGATTGAGGAACTCGATTCCCTGCTTGATGCCGAACGCGCGGCATTGGTCAGTGGCAATCTGCAGGCGCTGGAGCCGCTGCTTGCAAAAAAAGAGGCAATCATCACGACGCTGAATATGACAGCCGATCTGGAGCGCGAGGCTCTAGAGCATGTCCAGGGCAAGGTTTCGCGCAATCAGGTACTGCTTGATAGCGCGATGGAAGGTATTCGGGCGGTGGCTGCCCGGATGGCCGAACTGCGTCGTGTGCGCAAGGGGCTGGATGTCTATGATCAGTCGGGGCGGAAAACCCGCTTTGCGACCGGGGGCACACCCAGCTTGGAAAAACGGGCATAA
- a CDS encoding rod-binding protein — protein MEQIAQLPALQRPQVIKPPQDPLRKAAQELEATFLAEMLKSAGLGESRETMGGGAGEDQFSSFLVRAQAEQISKAGGIGLAESLYHALKEAQTND, from the coding sequence ATGGAACAGATTGCTCAACTACCGGCGCTACAGCGTCCCCAAGTGATCAAACCGCCACAAGACCCGCTGCGCAAAGCAGCTCAGGAACTTGAGGCGACCTTTCTTGCAGAAATGTTGAAATCCGCAGGCCTTGGCGAAAGCCGCGAAACCATGGGCGGCGGCGCGGGCGAAGATCAGTTTTCCAGTTTTCTTGTGCGCGCACAGGCGGAGCAGATCTCCAAAGCAGGCGGTATCGGCCTGGCAGAATCACTTTATCACGCATTGAAAGAGGCACAGACCAATGACTGA